ACAGTTCATTTAACGGGCGCACCGGCGTATCCCTTTTCAGTTCGGCATCGCCGAAAATCAGCGGCGTGGGAATACTGACGCCGGGGTGGGCGACCAGGTACCATTTCTCCTGCGGATCGGCGGGCTGCAGCCGTTCGCCGATGCCCTCGGCGAACGCGGCGTGGCCGCGTACGAACACCGGCACGTCAGCGCCGAGGCTCAGCCCCAGCTCGGCCAGCCGTTCGTCGCTGAGGCCACACTGCCACAGGCTGTTCAGCGCCACCAACACCGTCGCCGCGTTTGATGAACCGCCGCCCAGGCCGCCGCCCATCGGCAGCACTTTCTCTATCCGGATGTCGGCGCCGCGCGGCGGGGTGACGATCTGCCGTTCATCACAGTAACGCTGCAGCAGGCGCGCGGCGCGTACAATCAGGTTATGCTCATCCTCGACGCCGTCAACCGGTGTCAGCAGGCGTATTTTTTCATCCTGACGCGGAGTGATGGCCAGCGTGTCGCCGTAATCAAGGAATTGAAACAGCGTCTGCAGCTGATGGTAGCCGTCTGTGCGACGGCCGGTGATATATAAAAACAGGTTTAACTTTGCCGGCGAGGGCCACTGCTGAATCATTTGAGCGTCCAGTTATCCATTTTCAGCTTGATGCGTTGGTCGCCCTGCTGCAGCTCCAGACGGCTCGGCAGCTGAGGCTGAATATCGCTGTTATAGTCCTGATAGCTGACTTTCCAGTTCAGGCCTTCCTGCTGGTAATTCAGTTTGCTCAGCCGGTAGCGGTCATCCAGGGTAAAGTCGGTGGCTTCCCCGGGCAGGCCGAGCATCCACTGGCGCAGATTGTTCATCGGAATCGCCATGCCGGTCATCTTACGGATCATCTCCTCGGCGTTATCGCTGACGTAGCGCTTGCCCTGGTTATCGGTCAGCTGCACCACGTTTTTCTGCACGTTCAGTTCCAGCTCGGTGCTGCCGAGCGGGTTGGTCAGCAGCAGGCGGTAGCGATCCGGTGAATATTGCTGCCAGAAGAAGCGGGCGTAGACCTTTTTGCTGTCGGAGAGGTAGGCGAAAGCGCCGCGGGTCTGATACTGGTTCAGTTGCTGCACCGCCTGTTCATGGGCGCGCCATTCGGGAGACGTCGGGCTGGTGGCCGGGCCGGTCGGTCGGGTGGTGGTACAGGCTGCCAGCACCAGGCTGGCCAGCGGGATAAGGCGTAGCAAACTGACTTTGCGGATAGGCATAACGATTTTTTGTCCTTTTGTCCTGACGGGCTGACGTCACGTCACCCCCTTTTTTGCCACCACGCTAACGGCACGGGCGCGCAGCGTCAATATTATGCTGCAGCGCGCCCGGCGTCAGGGCGGACGAATGTTCATAGTGTACGCGGAGATAGGCGGAAGGATGTAGCAAGAAGATGAAAAATGCGGTTTTTTCTCAGAAAACGGGGCGCCGCGCCGGCAAGGCGGGCGCCCGTACGATCAGAAGTCGTAACGCAGACGTACGACGGTCATATCGCCAAGCTTGTCGGTGCTGGAGGTGAACACGTGCTCCACATCGGTACGGAAGCCGTAGTCGAACTGGAAGGTGATGCCCAGACCGTTATCGATGCGCTGATAGTTGCGGCCGCTGACGTACTCCAGACGATCCCCCATCACGTAAGGGGTGACGGATTTCAGTGCATACTGACCGACCGGCGCGGTGTAGCCGGCGTAGTATTCAATACCCCAGGCGTCGCCGGCGAAGTAATTGTGCACGTCGGTCTGCTTGGTGGTCAGGAAGTTATTGTACCAGCCGCCGCCGAAGCTGAAGGTCCAGTTGTCAGGTGTCCAGCTCAGTGCGGTGCCCAGAATGTTCTGGTCATAGGTTTTGCTGTCACCACCGGTCGGATCGCGCATTTCCGCACGGGTGTAGTTCCACGCGGTGCCCCAGGTCAGATCGCGGGTCAGATGGTAATCGACGCCCAGGGAGCCGCCGCCTTTACGCTTATAACGCAGGCCGTTGCCCGGCAGGTAGTCGCTGTCGCTGAACAGGTAAGAGGCGTAAACGTCGGCATCGCCAAAGGTCTGCTTGTATTTCAGCATCTTGCGGGAACGATAAGAACCGTCGTAGTCGCCGTTGATGCCGTTGCCCGGCGCCTGGGCCAGCATGTCGTAGTCCCAGATATCGGTTTTTGCGCCGACCACATCATAGTAAACGCTGTTTTGCTGGCCGAAGGTCAGCTGGCCCCAGGTTTTGCTCTTCAGTCCGGTGTACAGCATGCGGCGGCTGGTGTTATTGGCGCCGTCGGCGTAATGGTTGTCCCAGTCGAACAGCGCCGGGATGTTGACGCCCAGTTCGTAGTAGCTGATCCAGCTGATGTCATCGAACAGGTAGTAATCAGCGGCAAAGCGGAAGCGGGTGCCGCCATCGAAACCGTTGCGTTTGTAAGAGCCTTTATCGCCGTCGCCGGTCATCATATTGAACTGCGGGCGGATGCTGCCGCCGACGGTGAAGTTGAGGCGGCTCAGCGGATCGCCGGCCTGCGGATCCTGTTTCAGTAAGGTGATTTCCGCCTGTGCGGCAAAGGTGGTGCAGCCGGCGATCAGGCCAACGGCCACGCCGCGGGCTAAGCGGCTAATTTTATGTGCCATATCCATACCTGCTTTTTATATTTATACAATTTTTAATTCCGACGAATGGCTGCACCGATGCGCACACCACCCGCGGCGTCCTTTGTAATGCGTTATCACTTCGGGCGCCGATGTTATCGGGGCTGAACGGATAAACCGATATTATTCGCTATGTACGAATTTATACGGCGCGGAATTATGCGAACAGGCGGACAGAAATTCAATAATAACAGTTGGGAAGGTTGCCGATGGTTATAATCATAACCAACTATTGATTAATCTCCGTGCAGGTTCGGCGCAGGGGCGCCATGGCGCGGCAAGTTTTATCTGGCCGGTAAAAAGCGCTAAACTACACATAACTCGCGATCGTTACCTGATTTAATCGGCCTGCGGCGTCGGTTCTTTAGTTTTGATCGTCATTATAAATTAATGGTTTGTTTTTAAGCGGTTGTTTGATGTGTGCCGACGATGGCAGCGATTGGGCGTAAGATGCGCTTGTTGCTTTTATTGATGCCGCGCATCAAGTAGAATGCCGTCAACGAAACCCGTACCAACAGAAGTATTACTTGAAGCAATGACCCTGCTTGCCTTAGGCATTAACCACAAAACCGCACCGGTTGCTTTGCGGGAAAAAGTCACCTTTTCTCCAGAGAGCATTGACCAGGCGCTCAATAGTCTGCTCCAGCAGCCGCTGGTGCAGGGCGGAGTCGTGTTGTCCACCTGTAACCGCACCGAGCTGTATCTCAGCGTGGAGCAGCAGGAGCACATTCACGAGCAGCTGGTGGCCTGGCTGTGCGAGTATCATCAGCTGAGCCCGGAAGAGGTGAAAAAGAGCCTGTACTGGCATCATGATAATGATGCGGTCAGCCACCTGATGCGCGTCGCCAGCGGTCTGGATTCATTGGTACTGGGCGAACCGCAGATCCTGGGACAGGTGAAAAAAGCCTTTGCAGAATCCCAGCGCGAGCAGTCGCTGTCCGGCGAGCTGGAACGCCTGTTCCAAAAATCCTTCTCCGTCGCCAAACGCGTGCGTACCGAAACCGAGATCGGCGCCAGCGCCGTGTCCGTGGCGTTTGCCGCCTGTACGCTGGCGCGGCAGATTTTCGAATCGCTGGCGGATCTGAACGTGTTGTTGGTGGGCGCAGGGGAAACCATTGAACTGGTTGCGCGCCATCTGCGGGAACATCAGGTCAAGCACATGATCATCGCCAACCGCACCCGCGAGCGGGCGCAACTGCTGGCGGATGAAGTCGGGGCCGAGGTGATTACGCTGCCGGAAATTGACGCGCGCCTGGCCGACGCCGACATTATTATCAGTTCGACGGCCAGTCCTCTGCCGATCATCGGCAAAGGCATGGTCGAGCGGGCGCTGAAAGCGCGCCGCAATCAGCCGATGCTGCTGGTGGATATCGCCGTTCCGCGCGATATTGAACCGGAGGTCGGCAAGCTGGCGAACGCCTATCTGTACAGCGTCGACGACCTGCACGCGATTATCCAGAACAACCTGGCGCAGCGTAAGGCGGCGGCGGTGCAGGCGGAGTCCATTGTTCAGCAGGAAAGCATCAATTTTATGGCCTGGCTGCGCTCGCAGGGTGCGGTGGAAACCATCCGCGACTACCGCTCGCAGGCCGATCAGATCCGCAGCGAAATGGAAGCCAAAGCGTTGGCCGCCATTGCGCAGGGGGCC
The nucleotide sequence above comes from Serratia rhizosphaerae. Encoded proteins:
- the ispE gene encoding 4-(cytidine 5'-diphospho)-2-C-methyl-D-erythritol kinase, translated to MIQQWPSPAKLNLFLYITGRRTDGYHQLQTLFQFLDYGDTLAITPRQDEKIRLLTPVDGVEDEHNLIVRAARLLQRYCDERQIVTPPRGADIRIEKVLPMGGGLGGGSSNAATVLVALNSLWQCGLSDERLAELGLSLGADVPVFVRGHAAFAEGIGERLQPADPQEKWYLVAHPGVSIPTPLIFGDAELKRDTPVRPLNELLQLPYANDCEPIARKRFREVEQLLSWLLQYAPSRLTGTGACVFAEFNTESEARQVLNQAPAWLRGFVARGVNISPLHRTRSGQI
- the lolB gene encoding lipoprotein insertase outer membrane protein LolB, encoding MPIRKVSLLRLIPLASLVLAACTTTRPTGPATSPTSPEWRAHEQAVQQLNQYQTRGAFAYLSDSKKVYARFFWQQYSPDRYRLLLTNPLGSTELELNVQKNVVQLTDNQGKRYVSDNAEEMIRKMTGMAIPMNNLRQWMLGLPGEATDFTLDDRYRLSKLNYQQEGLNWKVSYQDYNSDIQPQLPSRLELQQGDQRIKLKMDNWTLK
- a CDS encoding porin is translated as MAHKISRLARGVAVGLIAGCTTFAAQAEITLLKQDPQAGDPLSRLNFTVGGSIRPQFNMMTGDGDKGSYKRNGFDGGTRFRFAADYYLFDDISWISYYELGVNIPALFDWDNHYADGANNTSRRMLYTGLKSKTWGQLTFGQQNSVYYDVVGAKTDIWDYDMLAQAPGNGINGDYDGSYRSRKMLKYKQTFGDADVYASYLFSDSDYLPGNGLRYKRKGGGSLGVDYHLTRDLTWGTAWNYTRAEMRDPTGGDSKTYDQNILGTALSWTPDNWTFSFGGGWYNNFLTTKQTDVHNYFAGDAWGIEYYAGYTAPVGQYALKSVTPYVMGDRLEYVSGRNYQRIDNGLGITFQFDYGFRTDVEHVFTSSTDKLGDMTVVRLRYDF
- the hemA gene encoding glutamyl-tRNA reductase; the protein is MTLLALGINHKTAPVALREKVTFSPESIDQALNSLLQQPLVQGGVVLSTCNRTELYLSVEQQEHIHEQLVAWLCEYHQLSPEEVKKSLYWHHDNDAVSHLMRVASGLDSLVLGEPQILGQVKKAFAESQREQSLSGELERLFQKSFSVAKRVRTETEIGASAVSVAFAACTLARQIFESLADLNVLLVGAGETIELVARHLREHQVKHMIIANRTRERAQLLADEVGAEVITLPEIDARLADADIIISSTASPLPIIGKGMVERALKARRNQPMLLVDIAVPRDIEPEVGKLANAYLYSVDDLHAIIQNNLAQRKAAAVQAESIVQQESINFMAWLRSQGAVETIRDYRSQADQIRSEMEAKALAAIAQGANVEQVIHKLAHNLTNRLIHAPTKSLQQAAGDGDVERLQILRDSLGLDQH